The Gymnodinialimonas sp. 57CJ19 genome includes a window with the following:
- the purD gene encoding phosphoribosylamine--glycine ligase, giving the protein MNILILGSGGREHSLAWAALQNPKCDRLIVAPGNAGIAQIADCASLDVDNPSAVTEFAVENSIDFVIVGPEAPLAAGVVDMLRNAGILAFGPTAAAAQLEASKTFTKEVCDAASAPTAAWARFTQAEPARDYIREKGAPIVVKADGLAAGKGVVVAMTEDEALAAIDDMFDGAFGDAGAEVVIEEFMDGEEASYFILCDGETCLPIGTAQDHKRAFDGDKGPNTGGMGAYSPAPVLTDEIAQTALDQIIKPTMAEMTRRGTPYTGVLYAGLMIKDGQPRLVEYNARFGDPECQVLMMRLGGQALDLMLACAEARLADAQVNWADDHAITVVMAAQGYPGSYEKGSVIKGLDGLPETSSEMVFHAGTTAKDGQITATGGRALNITARGNTLQEARNQAYAMADRVDWAEGFFRKDIGWRAL; this is encoded by the coding sequence TTGAACATCCTTATCCTTGGTTCCGGTGGCCGTGAACACAGCCTTGCTTGGGCGGCATTGCAGAACCCAAAATGCGACCGCCTGATTGTCGCGCCCGGCAATGCGGGGATCGCGCAAATTGCCGATTGTGCAAGTCTGGATGTGGATAACCCCAGTGCGGTGACCGAGTTCGCCGTGGAAAATTCCATTGATTTCGTGATCGTAGGCCCCGAAGCGCCGCTTGCAGCGGGCGTTGTGGATATGTTGAGGAATGCGGGAATTCTGGCATTCGGCCCCACGGCGGCGGCAGCACAGTTGGAGGCCTCCAAGACCTTCACCAAGGAAGTCTGCGATGCGGCCTCGGCACCGACGGCGGCCTGGGCGCGGTTCACGCAAGCAGAACCAGCCCGCGACTACATCCGCGAAAAGGGCGCACCGATCGTGGTGAAGGCCGACGGATTGGCGGCGGGCAAAGGCGTTGTGGTCGCCATGACCGAGGATGAGGCGCTGGCGGCCATTGATGACATGTTCGACGGCGCCTTCGGCGACGCGGGCGCGGAAGTGGTGATTGAAGAGTTCATGGACGGCGAGGAAGCCTCGTATTTCATCCTCTGCGATGGCGAAACCTGCCTGCCCATCGGCACCGCTCAGGACCACAAACGCGCCTTCGATGGCGACAAAGGCCCCAACACCGGCGGCATGGGCGCCTATTCCCCCGCCCCCGTGCTGACCGACGAGATCGCGCAAACGGCGTTGGATCAGATCATCAAGCCGACCATGGCCGAAATGACCCGGCGCGGCACGCCCTATACCGGCGTGCTCTATGCGGGCCTGATGATTAAAGACGGCCAGCCAAGGTTGGTGGAATACAACGCCCGTTTCGGCGACCCCGAATGCCAGGTTCTGATGATGCGGTTGGGAGGCCAAGCGCTCGACCTGATGCTGGCATGTGCCGAGGCGCGTCTGGCTGATGCACAGGTAAACTGGGCCGATGATCACGCGATCACCGTCGTCATGGCCGCGCAGGGCTACCCCGGCAGCTATGAGAAGGGCAGCGTTATCAAGGGGCTGGACGGCCTTCCTGAAACCTCATCGGAAATGGTGTTCCACGCGGGCACCACGGCGAAAGACGGCCAGATCACCGCCACCGGAGGGCGGGCTCTGAACATCACCGCCCGTGGCAACACCCTGCAAGAGGCCCGCAACCAAGCCTACGCGATGGCCGACCGGGTCGATTGGGCCGAGGGCTTTTTCCGCAAGGATATCGGCTGGCGCGCGTTGTAG
- a CDS encoding D-lyxose/D-mannose family sugar isomerase, which yields MKRSEINEIMAEGDAFMRSFGFSLPPFAYWSPDEMRANADVAKAVIESRLGWDITDYGQGKFDELGLFLFTLRNGRLSDLQAGGGMCYAEKLLISKQDQISPMHRHYLKAEDIINRGGATMAIEMNGSAPDGSFDPDAGGVVMCDGIERKFKAGEVLLFAPGESVTLMPGDWHKFWGEGGDVLIGEVSTVNNDETDNWFREPIGRFSAIEEDVAPTHLLVSDYGEWL from the coding sequence ATGAAACGATCCGAAATTAACGAGATTATGGCCGAAGGCGATGCGTTCATGCGCTCTTTTGGGTTCTCCCTGCCACCGTTTGCCTATTGGTCCCCCGATGAAATGCGTGCCAATGCAGATGTTGCCAAGGCGGTGATCGAGAGCCGTTTGGGCTGGGACATCACCGATTATGGGCAAGGAAAATTTGACGAATTGGGCCTGTTCCTGTTTACCCTGCGCAACGGCCGGTTAAGCGATCTGCAAGCGGGTGGCGGCATGTGCTATGCCGAGAAGCTGTTGATTTCCAAGCAAGATCAGATCAGCCCCATGCACCGCCATTACCTGAAGGCGGAAGATATCATCAACCGTGGCGGCGCCACGATGGCGATCGAAATGAATGGCTCGGCCCCCGACGGCTCGTTCGACCCGGACGCCGGCGGCGTGGTGATGTGCGACGGGATTGAGCGCAAGTTCAAGGCCGGTGAAGTGCTGCTTTTCGCCCCCGGCGAAAGCGTCACGCTGATGCCTGGCGATTGGCACAAATTCTGGGGCGAGGGCGGTGACGTGCTGATCGGAGAGGTGTCGACGGTGAACAACGACGAGACCGACAACTGGTTCCGCGAGCCGATTGGCCGCTTCTCGGCGATCGAGGAAGACGTCGCCCCGACGCATTTGCTGGTCTCAGACTACGGGGAATGGCTGTAG
- a CDS encoding cation:proton antiporter, which yields MEETLLQITIYLGAMLIAVPISIRFGLGSVLGYLLAGIAIGPVLGLVGSETEDLQHYAEFGVVLMLFLIGLELEPRALWGMRKRLIGLGGSQILLSILVLTGGAWVFGIAGPLALAIGITLALSSTAIVLTTLREKGLMQTSGGRGAFSVLLTQDIAVIPALALLPLLATASPVRFNEDGSIERVAEEVHASLSLVDGLPAWGVTLVTLAAVAAVILAGRYLSPFVFRVIHNAKLRELYTAAALAFVVGIAVLMILVGLSPALGAFLAGVVLANSEFKHELEADLEPFKGLLLGLFFITVGAGINFLTFFTNPLLIIGLTLLVMVTKGLILYAIARGAKMRGRDRWLFSLGLAQAGEFGFVLVAFGVSQAVFPAPVAEILLLVVALSMLLTPLSFILYDKIGAYLGDTSEAAPEHDEIDDAADIIIAGIGRFGQSVNRMVRASGFKTVVLDSNLETIQLMRRFGFKSFYGDPTRPELLKAAGLDTARVFVICVDGKQTSVNLVRYAKRHRPDISVVARAHDLLHVYELYEAGADHIVREVFDSSLRAARYVLEDMGLTDYEAHAMEMAFYRHDRHNLRALAEVWKPGVPVSENEDYMRLTREMTDNLESAILTQLDEMENEAQGDRPPTRGRGDVGALSGFSRKPTGPGGTQR from the coding sequence ATGGAAGAAACCCTTCTCCAGATTACCATCTACCTTGGCGCGATGCTGATTGCAGTGCCAATTTCCATCCGCTTCGGCCTTGGCTCTGTCCTTGGCTACCTCTTGGCGGGCATCGCCATTGGCCCGGTGCTTGGGCTTGTCGGCTCCGAGACCGAGGATCTTCAGCATTACGCGGAATTTGGCGTCGTGCTCATGTTGTTCCTGATCGGGCTGGAGCTGGAGCCGCGAGCCTTGTGGGGGATGCGAAAGCGACTCATCGGCCTTGGGGGCAGCCAGATCCTGCTCTCGATTCTGGTGCTGACAGGGGGGGCTTGGGTCTTTGGGATCGCGGGGCCGTTGGCCTTGGCCATCGGCATAACGCTCGCTTTAAGTTCGACTGCTATCGTGCTGACAACGCTGAGAGAAAAGGGCTTGATGCAGACCAGTGGCGGGCGCGGTGCGTTCTCGGTTCTGTTGACGCAGGATATCGCCGTTATCCCCGCCCTTGCGCTGTTGCCGCTTCTGGCGACCGCCTCGCCGGTGCGTTTCAATGAAGACGGCTCCATCGAGCGGGTCGCGGAAGAGGTCCACGCCTCCCTGTCGTTGGTCGATGGTCTGCCCGCTTGGGGCGTTACGCTGGTGACCTTGGCGGCGGTGGCGGCGGTGATCCTTGCCGGGCGCTACCTGTCGCCCTTTGTGTTCCGTGTCATCCACAACGCCAAGCTGCGAGAGCTTTATACCGCCGCCGCCTTGGCCTTCGTGGTGGGCATCGCGGTATTGATGATCCTTGTGGGCCTGTCGCCCGCCCTTGGCGCGTTCCTGGCAGGGGTGGTCTTGGCAAACTCGGAATTCAAGCACGAGTTGGAGGCCGACCTGGAGCCGTTCAAAGGCCTATTGCTGGGGTTGTTCTTTATCACCGTGGGCGCGGGCATTAACTTTCTCACCTTTTTCACCAACCCCTTGCTGATTATCGGGTTGACCCTTCTGGTCATGGTGACCAAGGGTCTGATCCTTTACGCCATCGCCCGGGGCGCAAAGATGCGCGGGCGCGATCGCTGGCTGTTCAGTCTGGGCCTTGCGCAGGCCGGAGAGTTCGGCTTCGTTCTTGTGGCTTTCGGCGTATCGCAGGCGGTCTTCCCCGCCCCTGTCGCCGAGATCTTGCTGCTGGTGGTCGCGCTCTCCATGCTCCTGACACCGCTGAGTTTCATCCTGTACGATAAGATCGGCGCCTACCTTGGAGACACGTCCGAGGCCGCGCCCGAGCATGATGAGATTGACGACGCGGCCGATATCATCATCGCGGGGATCGGGCGTTTCGGGCAATCGGTGAACCGGATGGTGCGGGCATCGGGTTTCAAGACGGTGGTGCTGGATTCCAACCTTGAGACGATCCAACTCATGCGCCGCTTTGGGTTCAAAAGCTTCTACGGCGACCCCACAAGGCCCGAGTTGCTGAAGGCCGCAGGGCTCGATACGGCGCGGGTGTTCGTGATCTGCGTGGACGGCAAGCAGACTTCCGTTAACCTTGTGCGATACGCCAAACGTCACCGTCCCGATATCTCGGTCGTGGCCCGAGCCCATGATCTGCTGCATGTCTATGAGCTGTATGAGGCAGGCGCCGATCATATCGTGCGCGAGGTATTCGACAGCTCGCTGCGCGCCGCGCGGTATGTGTTGGAGGATATGGGGCTGACAGATTACGAGGCCCACGCCATGGAGATGGCCTTCTACCGCCACGATCGCCACAACCTGCGAGCCTTGGCCGAGGTCTGGAAGCCCGGCGTTCCGGTGTCGGAGAACGAAGACTACATGCGCCTGACACGAGAGATGACGGACAATCTGGAAAGCGCCATCCTGACACAACTGGACGAGATGGAAAACGAGGCCCAAGGCGACCGCCCCCCCACCCGAGGCCGGGGCGATGTGGGGGCTTTGTCCGGGTTTAGCCGCAAGCCAACCGGTCCGGGAGGGACACAGCGGTAG
- the cobT gene encoding nicotinate-nucleotide--dimethylbenzimidazole phosphoribosyltransferase, translating to MTSPTTLAEFHAALAAATGPDTAALAAAQDRNGQLTKPPGALGRLEDLALWYASWRKDARPQITAPQVLVFAGNHGVAVRGVSAFPPEVTVQMVANFAHGGAAINQLSALAGATMSVHPIDLDTPTADFTQGPAMSEAEVMEALNTGWDALNPASDLLVVGEMGIGNTTSAAAIAHALFGGAPEDWTGRGTGVDDAGIALKSKVVADGLAANPQAADDPLQALRCLGGREVAAMAGAIAHARILHIPVILDGFICTAAAATLAQAVPGALDHAVAGHGSAEQAHGRMLKHLDKAPLLDLNLRLGEGSGAALAIQILRGAIACHSGMATFAEAGVAGG from the coding sequence ATGACATCCCCTACCACACTTGCCGAATTCCACGCAGCCCTCGCCGCCGCCACGGGCCCCGACACGGCCGCCCTCGCTGCCGCGCAAGATCGCAACGGCCAGCTCACCAAACCCCCCGGTGCCCTTGGCCGGCTAGAGGATCTGGCCCTTTGGTACGCGTCATGGCGCAAAGACGCCCGCCCGCAGATCACCGCTCCTCAAGTGCTTGTTTTCGCTGGAAACCACGGCGTTGCGGTCCGCGGTGTCAGCGCCTTTCCCCCCGAAGTCACGGTGCAAATGGTCGCCAACTTCGCCCATGGCGGCGCGGCGATTAACCAACTCTCCGCCCTGGCCGGGGCAACAATGTCCGTTCACCCGATTGACCTCGACACCCCCACCGCCGACTTCACCCAAGGCCCCGCCATGTCCGAGGCCGAGGTGATGGAAGCCCTCAACACCGGCTGGGACGCCCTCAACCCAGCCTCCGACCTTCTTGTCGTTGGCGAAATGGGCATCGGCAACACCACTTCTGCCGCCGCCATCGCCCATGCCCTCTTCGGTGGCGCGCCCGAGGATTGGACAGGCCGCGGCACCGGCGTTGACGATGCCGGCATTGCCCTGAAGTCCAAAGTTGTGGCCGATGGCCTCGCCGCAAACCCTCAAGCCGCCGATGATCCCCTGCAAGCCCTGCGCTGCTTGGGTGGGCGCGAAGTGGCCGCCATGGCGGGCGCCATCGCCCATGCCCGCATCCTGCATATCCCCGTCATTCTCGATGGTTTCATTTGCACCGCCGCCGCCGCGACGCTGGCCCAAGCCGTGCCCGGAGCGCTTGATCACGCCGTTGCAGGCCATGGCTCCGCTGAACAAGCCCACGGGCGCATGCTCAAACACCTCGACAAAGCGCCCCTGCTCGACCTGAACCTCCGGCTCGGCGAAGGCTCCGGCGCGGCGCTCGCTATCCAGATCCTGCGCGGCGCCATTGCCTGCCACTCCGGCATGGCCACCTTCGCCGAGGCTGGCGTGGCCGGGGGCTAA
- a CDS encoding adenosylcobinamide-GDP ribazoletransferase, whose product MPETDTPPAPRSFEPRDVIRAAQLLTRVPVPGADGTRAAEAAWAWPLVGALVALGQVFVGIIALALGLPASVAAGLAIATGMLLIGGLHEDGLADCADGFWGGMTRDRRLDILKDSRIGAYGVLALIVAIGLRWALFAALLAVAPLALVAGAMLSRAAMALVMARLPFAREGGLAAHVGRPPMGAVWLGGACALGGAFIATGIIAGLVAGWAAACAAGVVVWVAHAKIGGQTGDVLGATQVLAELAALMACVALLS is encoded by the coding sequence ATGCCTGAAACCGACACGCCCCCTGCCCCCCGAAGCTTCGAGCCTCGCGATGTGATCCGGGCCGCGCAGCTACTGACCCGTGTGCCCGTGCCGGGCGCCGATGGCACGCGCGCGGCCGAGGCCGCCTGGGCCTGGCCTTTGGTGGGGGCTCTGGTGGCTTTGGGGCAGGTGTTCGTGGGGATTATCGCCCTGGCGCTCGGCCTACCTGCAAGCGTTGCGGCGGGGTTGGCGATTGCGACGGGCATGCTGTTGATCGGTGGGTTGCACGAAGATGGTCTGGCCGATTGCGCCGATGGGTTTTGGGGCGGGATGACCCGGGACCGGCGGCTCGACATCTTGAAGGACAGTCGTATCGGGGCGTACGGGGTTTTGGCGCTCATCGTGGCGATTGGTCTGCGGTGGGCCCTATTCGCGGCCCTGCTGGCGGTGGCCCCTTTGGCATTGGTTGCCGGAGCAATGCTGAGCCGCGCGGCCATGGCGCTGGTCATGGCGCGTCTGCCCTTCGCCCGAGAGGGCGGTTTGGCAGCCCATGTGGGACGACCGCCCATGGGAGCCGTATGGCTTGGGGGGGCTTGCGCGTTGGGGGGGGCATTCATTGCGACGGGGATCATCGCGGGGCTCGTGGCCGGGTGGGCGGCGGCTTGCGCCGCCGGCGTCGTGGTCTGGGTGGCCCACGCCAAAATCGGCGGGCAAACCGGGGATGTTTTGGGCGCGACGCAGGTTCTGGCCGAGCTTGCCGCCCTGATGGCCTGCGTCGCGCTTCTTAGCTAA
- a CDS encoding glycine zipper 2TM domain-containing protein has product MRKFIAPVLLVAATAISACQPLSPQDRSNLGLVGGAGAGLLVASAFDANPAWTVGATLAGAAIGTQVARNTQTGQCAYSNGDGTYYVAPC; this is encoded by the coding sequence ATGAGAAAGTTCATCGCTCCCGTACTTTTGGTTGCTGCAACTGCAATCAGCGCTTGTCAGCCGCTGTCCCCGCAGGATCGTTCCAACCTTGGCCTCGTCGGCGGCGCAGGCGCTGGCCTTCTTGTGGCATCTGCATTTGATGCAAACCCTGCCTGGACCGTGGGCGCGACCCTTGCCGGTGCCGCAATTGGTACGCAGGTTGCGCGTAACACTCAGACCGGTCAGTGCGCCTATTCCAACGGCGACGGCACTTACTACGTTGCGCCTTGCTGA
- a CDS encoding CarD family transcriptional regulator: MTKARKTLDFSPNDYVVYPAHGVGQIIKIEEQEVAGLNLELFVISFEKDKMTLRVPTAKATEVGMRPLSDPAVVSKALETLKGKARVKRAMWSRRAQEYEQKINSGDLIAIAEVVRDLHRADDQREQSYSERQLYEAAIERLTRELAVVKGIDEAGAGAQLIEVLSKRVAAA; encoded by the coding sequence ATGACAAAAGCCCGCAAAACGCTCGACTTCAGCCCCAACGATTACGTTGTCTACCCCGCCCATGGCGTGGGCCAGATCATCAAGATTGAAGAGCAAGAAGTCGCCGGGCTTAATCTGGAACTGTTCGTGATCTCGTTCGAGAAGGACAAGATGACCCTGCGCGTTCCCACAGCCAAGGCAACCGAAGTGGGCATGCGCCCCTTGTCGGACCCGGCGGTTGTGTCCAAAGCGCTGGAAACCCTGAAAGGTAAGGCCCGCGTGAAACGCGCGATGTGGTCGCGCCGGGCGCAGGAGTACGAGCAAAAGATCAACTCGGGCGACCTCATTGCCATTGCCGAAGTGGTGCGCGACTTGCACCGCGCCGACGACCAACGCGAGCAAAGCTATTCCGAGCGTCAGCTTTATGAAGCCGCGATCGAGCGTTTGACCCGCGAATTGGCTGTCGTGAAAGGCATCGACGAAGCGGGCGCCGGCGCCCAATTGATCGAAGTGCTGTCCAAACGCGTCGCCGCCGCTTGA
- the fdxA gene encoding ferredoxin FdxA, translating into MTYIVNDACIACKYTDCVEVCPVDCFYEGENMLVIHPDECIDCGVCEPECPADAIRPDTEPDMDKWVEFNRKYSEMWPVIITKKDPLPDAEEMDGKPGKMELFSEKPGEGG; encoded by the coding sequence ATGACCTATATCGTCAACGATGCCTGCATCGCCTGCAAATACACCGACTGCGTCGAAGTCTGCCCGGTGGATTGCTTCTACGAGGGCGAAAACATGCTGGTGATTCACCCCGACGAATGTATCGACTGCGGCGTCTGCGAGCCCGAATGTCCCGCCGACGCGATCCGCCCCGATACGGAGCCGGACATGGACAAATGGGTGGAGTTCAACCGCAAGTATTCCGAGATGTGGCCGGTGATCATCACCAAGAAGGATCCGCTGCCCGATGCCGAAGAGATGGACGGCAAGCCCGGCAAGATGGAGCTTTTCTCGGAGAAACCCGGAGAGGGCGGCTAA
- a CDS encoding RNA-binding S4 domain-containing protein, with the protein MDKWLWQARFFKTRSLAARQVSDGHVRVNAVKVTKTSTQVTPGDVLTFAQARQIRIVKIEALAKRRGPATEAQALYTDLTPEAEPVAPRVGPRPTKKDRRDMDAFRDEDP; encoded by the coding sequence TTGGACAAATGGCTGTGGCAGGCCCGGTTCTTCAAGACCCGGAGCCTTGCCGCCCGCCAGGTTTCCGACGGGCATGTTCGGGTGAACGCAGTGAAGGTCACCAAAACCTCGACCCAGGTAACACCGGGCGATGTGCTGACCTTTGCCCAAGCTCGCCAAATCCGCATCGTGAAGATCGAGGCATTGGCCAAGCGCCGAGGTCCCGCAACCGAAGCGCAGGCCCTATACACTGATCTTACCCCAGAGGCCGAGCCCGTCGCTCCACGCGTCGGCCCCCGACCCACCAAAAAGGACCGTCGCGATATGGACGCTTTCCGCGACGAAGACCCGTAA
- a CDS encoding helicase-related protein codes for MRAPSRIAAILGPTNTGKTHYAIERMLAHRTGVIGLPLRLLAREVYDKVVALKGPSVVALVTGEERIVPPRAAYWVCTVEAMPTGNGADFLAIDEIQLCADPERGHVFTDRLLHARGLHETLFMGAGTMRNAIAELIPHCEFMHRERFSQLVYAGSKKLSRMPGRSAIVGFSVENLYATAELLRRQKGGAAVVMGALSPRTRNAQVELYQNGDVDVLVATDAIGMGLNLDIKHVAFSGLRKFDGRKMRELWPNELAQIAGRAGRHTQDGSFGVTGEAPPLDEGLADAIMNHRFAPVRKLMWRNSDLEFGSAERLVASLEQRTDDDWLTRAREADDVRTLKTLMARPDIAQRLGDARAVKLLWDVCNIPDFRGISHAEHADLLGRIFEFLHDKRRVPDDWLSRQVKRIDRSEGDIDTLSKRLAYIRTWTYVAQRTGWVDDESHWRGATRAVEDRLSDALHNALTLRFVDRRTSVLLRRLKQRESLVAEVNENGEVSVEGQVLGRIEGFRFRMDETATADEAKTLQSAAMAALRPEFHLRADRMYNAPDTEFDLTEQGGLMWGDMAVGKLVKGAEALKPVAEAFVDDDAGAEVVQKVQRRLQHFIDRRIAAQFEPLLAMSRDEAVTGLARGVAFQLLEGFGIVPRGEIADDIKALDQESRSLLRKHGVRFGQYTIFLPLLLKPAPTRLRLVLWGLSQDFDMFPDSPPPGLVTIPTVPDAPKGHATMAGYFEAGSRAIRVDMLERLADMLRNENSRAGFEANPDMLSISGLTLEQFADLMGGLGYKGERAERAKVKAAPAAEAKPAEEASAEEAPATAEPESEPAATHAPETMDEDLVGDLGGVEAPTGLEEAEKPEQAPAETPAEMPAEMPAEMEVYYTFTWAPRGRGNARPRRNDGEQGGRSEGGQGKRNDRGGKRPSGKGAPGKHRGQGKGGNRPPREDKPKTYSARPEKSNKVDPDNPFAVLAALKDKS; via the coding sequence GTGCGCGCTCCATCCCGCATTGCGGCCATCCTTGGCCCGACGAACACCGGCAAGACCCATTATGCGATAGAACGGATGCTGGCCCATCGGACCGGCGTGATCGGTCTGCCGCTGCGGCTTTTGGCGCGGGAAGTTTACGATAAGGTTGTGGCGTTGAAGGGCCCCTCGGTCGTGGCTTTGGTCACGGGGGAAGAGCGGATCGTGCCACCGCGCGCGGCCTATTGGGTCTGCACGGTGGAGGCGATGCCCACGGGCAATGGCGCGGATTTTCTGGCGATTGATGAGATCCAGCTCTGCGCCGACCCCGAGAGGGGCCATGTCTTTACCGACCGCTTGCTGCATGCGCGCGGCCTGCACGAGACGCTGTTCATGGGCGCTGGCACCATGCGCAACGCCATCGCAGAACTGATCCCCCATTGCGAATTCATGCATCGGGAGCGTTTTTCACAGCTTGTGTATGCCGGTTCGAAAAAGCTAAGTCGAATGCCCGGAAGATCGGCTATCGTGGGTTTTTCGGTTGAGAATCTATATGCCACGGCAGAGCTTCTGCGCCGCCAGAAGGGCGGGGCCGCGGTTGTCATGGGGGCGTTATCCCCACGGACGCGCAACGCGCAGGTGGAGTTGTACCAGAACGGCGACGTGGATGTTTTGGTGGCGACCGATGCGATTGGGATGGGCCTGAACCTTGATATCAAGCACGTCGCGTTCAGTGGGTTGCGCAAGTTTGATGGCCGCAAAATGCGTGAGCTTTGGCCCAATGAATTGGCCCAGATCGCGGGCCGGGCAGGGCGGCACACCCAAGACGGCAGCTTTGGGGTAACGGGCGAAGCGCCGCCGCTGGACGAGGGACTAGCGGATGCGATCATGAACCACCGTTTCGCGCCTGTGCGCAAACTGATGTGGCGCAATTCGGACCTCGAGTTCGGCAGCGCCGAGCGGTTGGTGGCCAGTCTTGAACAGCGCACCGATGACGACTGGCTGACCCGCGCTAGAGAGGCCGACGACGTCCGGACGCTCAAGACTCTGATGGCGCGGCCCGATATTGCGCAACGCCTGGGCGACGCGCGTGCCGTGAAACTGCTATGGGACGTCTGTAATATCCCCGATTTCCGGGGCATCAGCCATGCTGAGCATGCCGACCTTCTGGGCCGGATATTCGAGTTTCTGCACGACAAGCGCCGCGTACCTGACGATTGGCTGTCGCGTCAGGTGAAGCGGATTGATCGTTCGGAAGGCGATATTGATACCCTGTCAAAACGATTGGCATATATCCGCACATGGACCTATGTCGCGCAGCGTACGGGGTGGGTAGACGATGAAAGTCATTGGCGCGGGGCGACTCGTGCCGTAGAAGACCGCCTGTCGGACGCGTTACACAACGCGCTGACGCTTAGATTTGTCGATCGGCGGACGAGTGTGCTCCTCCGGCGATTGAAGCAGAGGGAGAGCCTTGTGGCCGAAGTGAACGAGAATGGTGAAGTCAGCGTCGAGGGGCAAGTCCTTGGCCGTATTGAGGGCTTCCGTTTCCGCATGGATGAAACCGCTACCGCCGATGAGGCGAAGACGCTGCAAAGCGCTGCGATGGCGGCCTTGCGGCCCGAGTTCCATCTGCGGGCCGACCGCATGTATAATGCGCCGGACACCGAATTTGACCTGACCGAGCAAGGTGGCCTGATGTGGGGCGACATGGCGGTGGGCAAGCTGGTGAAAGGGGCCGAGGCCCTGAAACCTGTGGCCGAGGCCTTCGTTGACGATGACGCCGGCGCCGAGGTTGTGCAGAAGGTCCAGCGCCGTTTGCAGCATTTCATCGACCGTCGCATTGCGGCACAGTTTGAGCCGCTTCTGGCCATGTCCCGCGACGAGGCCGTGACCGGCCTTGCCCGCGGCGTCGCGTTCCAGCTTCTGGAAGGGTTCGGCATCGTGCCTCGGGGCGAAATTGCCGACGATATCAAGGCCTTGGATCAAGAATCTCGCAGCCTTCTGCGCAAGCATGGCGTGCGTTTTGGCCAGTACACGATCTTCCTGCCGCTTCTGCTGAAGCCCGCGCCGACCCGGTTGCGGTTGGTCCTGTGGGGGCTGTCGCAAGATTTCGATATGTTCCCCGACAGCCCGCCGCCGGGCTTGGTGACGATCCCCACGGTGCCCGATGCGCCCAAGGGTCATGCCACGATGGCAGGCTATTTTGAGGCCGGCAGCCGCGCGATCCGTGTGGATATGCTGGAGCGTCTGGCCGATATGCTGCGCAACGAAAACAGCCGCGCCGGGTTTGAAGCCAATCCCGATATGCTCTCGATCTCGGGGCTGACGTTGGAGCAATTCGCCGATCTGATGGGCGGTTTGGGCTACAAGGGTGAACGCGCGGAGCGCGCCAAGGTCAAAGCCGCGCCAGCGGCGGAGGCCAAACCCGCAGAGGAGGCGTCAGCCGAGGAAGCGCCTGCGACAGCAGAGCCCGAAAGCGAGCCCGCGGCGACGCACGCGCCTGAGACGATGGACGAGGATCTTGTCGGCGATCTTGGTGGCGTCGAAGCGCCAACGGGCCTCGAAGAGGCAGAGAAGCCGGAACAAGCGCCCGCCGAGACGCCAGCCGAGATGCCCGCCGAGATGCCCGCCGAGATGGAAGTGTATTACACCTTCACCTGGGCCCCCCGTGGGCGCGGCAACGCCCGCCCCCGTCGGAATGACGGCGAGCAGGGCGGTCGTTCGGAAGGTGGGCAAGGCAAGCGCAATGACCGGGGCGGCAAGCGTCCCTCGGGCAAAGGCGCGCCGGGCAAGCATCGCGGGCAGGGCAAGGGCGGCAATCGTCCGCCGCGCGAAGACAAGCCGAAGACCTATTCGGCCCGTCCCGAGAAATCCAACAAGGTGGACCCCGACAACCCCTTCGCGGTTCTTGCAGCGTTGAAAGACAAGTCATAA